Genomic DNA from Gimesia aquarii:
CGGCTTTATGTGCCAGCATCGCGCCGCCAATCACATCACCAATGGCAAAGATCCCTTTTACAGAAGTTTCATAGTGTTCATAAACGGGAATGAATCCGCGTTTGTCTACTTCAACGCCGACATTTTCCAGACCCAGTTGATCTGTATTGGGACGTCTACCCACAGCGACCAGAACGCGATCACAGCGAACCGGTTTACTATCAGCAATTTCTACATCGCAGGTCTTTCGATTTGTTTTTACACCAGTCACACGGCAGCCTAGTTGGAATTCCAGTCCCTGTTTCTCAAAGATTTTTTGTGCTTCGTTAGCAATTTCGCTGTCGGTTGTTGGTAGAATTCGATCCAGATATTCCAGAATCGTGACTTTGGATCCCAATCGACTCCAGACTGCACCGAGTTCCAAACCGATCACTCCACCTCCGATGACGACGAGATGCTTGGGAACTTGCTCGTATTTCAGAGCTTCAGTGCTTGTTCCTACACGATCGCCGTCTAATGTGATACCAGGTAGTGTGGAGGGTTGGCTGCCTGTGGCGATCAGAATGTACTTTGAATCGAGTTCGTTCACTGTTTTGCCATCATCTACTTTCACTTTTCCAGGAGCGATGAGAGTAGCATGACCTGTATAACGCGTAATTTTGTTTTTCTTGAAGAGAGAGCCAATGCCTCCTGCCATTGTTTTAACAATGCGGTCTTTTTGTCCCAGCATTTTCGCGAGGTCGAGTTCTAACGAACCCACGTTGATACCACGGTCTTTGAAACTGTGTTCGGCTTCTTTGTAAAGTTCGCTGGATTCCAGAAGCGCTTTACTGGGAATACAGCCGACACGCAAGCAGGTACCTCCCAGCATACTTTCCTTTTCGATACAAGCAACATTCAAACCAAGCTGGGCAGCACGAATTGCAGCAATATAACCACCGGGACCAGTACCGATTACAACCAGATCGTGGTTCATGTTCAAATTTTCCTGGTGTCGCAGGAAACCTTTCAATGCCTTTGAAATGAGCGAGTGATTTTTAGACTTCCATCAACATTCGTGTTGGCTCTTCCAAAGCTTCCTTGATTCGCTTAAGAAAGACAACTGCTTCTCTGCCATCAACGACACGGTGATCGTAAGTCAGTGCGATATACATCATCGGGCGAATCACGACCTGGCCATCGATTGCAACCGGACGCTCCTGAATGCCATGCATTCCTAAAACACCACTCTGGGGTGGGTTGACTATGGGAGTTGAAAGCAAAGAACCATAGACGCCTCCATTGGTGATAGTGAATGTCCCACCCTGGAGTTCGTCGAGGCTGATTTTATTGTTGCGTGCACGTTGGCCGAAGTCACTGATCTTGAGTTCGATTTCAGCGAAGCTGAGTCGTTCCGCATTTCGCAGGATCGGGACTACCAGACCTTTACCACCACCGACGGCTATTCCGATGTCATAATAATTCCGGAAGACGAGATCCGTTCCCCGGATTTCTGCGTTGACTTGGGGAAATAAATTCAAAGCGTCGACAACGGCTTTAACAAAGAATGACATGAAGCCGAGCTTGACATCGTATTTTTTCAAAAACATTTCTTTGTACTGTGACCGCAATTCCATCACAGCTGACATATCCACTTCATTGAACGTGGTTAACAAAGCAGCATTCGATTGAGCTTCCACAAGCCGTTCCGCAATTTTTTTACGGATAGGACTCATGGGAACAAATTCTTCTTCGCGGAAGGTGCCATTCTCAGAAGCAGAAGAACCTTGGAAATTGAGTGCATCTTCCTTCAGGATGCGACCGCCGGGACCAGTACCTGTGAGGTCAGATGGTTTCAGCCCTTTTTCAGCCATGACCCTGGCCGCAGCTGGCATAACGCGTTCTTCGGAACTTGTGGTGGCTTCATTGCTTGTTGAGGGAGCAGAGACGGATTCTGACTTTGCGGGAGTTTTGGCAGGTTCGGGCTCGTCGACTCCTGCCGGGCGTTCGGCTTCTTCAAGATAACCGATGACTTCACCTACGGACGCAGTTTCTCCCGGTTTTTTCAGGATTTCGACTATGTTACCATCAAGGGGAGCTGGAACATCAAAGGTCGCCTTATCGGTCTCTAGCTCGACAATTTCACTATCCTGCGCGACCCATTTTCCCTCTTCGGCATGCCAGGCGCCTATCTGAACTTCGGTGATGGACTCACCTACGGAGGGAACTTTAATTTCAATAGACATCGGACACAATTCTCCAACCGAGTCATCGGGAAAACGTATTATTCTAGACTTTCGCCAGACGTTTTTCTACTTTTCGAGCAGCAAAAGGGATTATGACTTCTAGGTAATGTCAGCACAATTCCCGTGTGTATCGAAGATGATAAACAGAAAAAATATTTTGATTTTGAAACTGAAGACAGACAAAATTCGGCCTGGACAGCTCGCTAAATAAAAAGAACGCTGGCCTATTTATCGGCTTTTCAGCCAGACCAGCGCTCAGATAATTTTACCTGCGGTATTAACCGAAACAGACGTAACAAGTCTTATCAGTTGTATTGCTTGAATCAGGAAGATTTGCCTGGAAAACGATGCCCTTTGGCCTTCGTATCGATACGGTAAAGCGAAGTGCGTGCGGTAATGAACAGGCTTGAGTTATCTTTCCCTCCGAATGTGACATTTGCGGGTTTTTCAGGAACTTCAATGATTCCCAGCAGTTTTCCTTCTGGTGAGAAAACCTGCAGGCCCAGGCCTGAAGTAATATAGAGGTTTCCCTTCGTATCAATTGTAAGGCCATCTCCCCCTCTACCCGGTTCTTTGTATCCTTCCTGCTGCTGCAAAGTGCAGAAAACGCGCCCTTTGCCGATCTTTCCAGGTGCAGTGACGGGATAGGCCCACATTTCCTTCTGCATACTGGGAATGACATAGAGCGTTTTTTCGTCAGGAGACAGAATCACGCCGTTGGGAGCCTTGAGATTGTCAACGAGGCGTGTCACTTTTCCGTCAGCGGCTCGATAATAAACAGCGGTTTTTCCCTGAGGAAGAGGTTCCGGGGCCCGGTAGTGCGGATCAGTAAAATAAATCCCACCTGTACGGTCAACCACGAGGTCGTTTGGCGCGTTAAATCGATTGCCTTGGTATTCCGTAGCCAGAGGTGTCACCTTTTTGTTTTTCAGATTAATACTTACAAGACGCCCATCCATTTCACACGCCAGCAGATTATTGGCACCATCCAGCATCAGACCATTGCAATGATTTGAAGGTTCCAGAAAAACGGAGAGCTTTCCTTTTGAATTGACCTTATAGATTTTGTTATCGGGAATATCAGTGAAGTAGAGATTTCCTTTCAAATCAAATGCGGGTCCCTCTGTAAATTTAAAATCGGTAAAGAGTTTCACCGGTTTACCCACAGGGCCGATGCCTGGAATCTTTGAGTCTTGTTCTGCTAAGGCATGAATTGACATCAGTAACAGAGTTACTGAAACGATAGTCCAGTTAAATAAGTTTCGCATCAAAGGCTCCTTGGATAACGAGGCCAGTCTAAAGGGGGAACACAATTATCCTCTATTAGAGCCTGCTTACCCTATAAAATTCAACCATCTAAAGAATCGGAATGCGTTATCAGTAGAAATCAGGTCTCGCATGCAGGAAACTGGCTGATGAGAGATAAAGACACGAATTGCCTTTACAAATGAATAAATAAGTGACAGAAGAAAGTTAATCTAGATGGATGCCGTCCGGCTGCTCAAACAACTCATTTCCATCCCCAGCGTGAATCCCATGGGGCGCGCGGTAAAGGGTGATATCTATTTCGAAGGTAAACTGACTCAGTTTTTATGTGACTATTTTGCTGAATTGGGAGTGGAATATGAATCGATTGAAGTCGTTCCCGGTCGAAATAATGTCATTGCACGTACCAGTCTGAAGCCGGGGCGACCAACGATTCTAATGGACGTACATCAGGATACCGTTCCCGCAGAGGCGATGATTGTTCCCGCTTTTGAAGGTACCGAGAAAGAGGGACGCATCTATGGACGGGGCGCCTGTGACGTCAAAGGTGGTATGGCAGCGATGTTGATGGCATTTACGCGTCTGGTAAAAGAGAATCCACCTGATGCAGCTAATGTGATTCTAACCTGCACTTGTGATGAAGAGGCAACAGTGCAAGGAATCAATCATCTTGTAAAACTTTGGGAGAAACCTTCTGGTCTCAGTCAGATATTGACAGAGCCGCCTGATTTAGGATTAGTCGCTGAGCCGACAATGTTGGATATTGTCGTGGCTCATCGGGGTGCGACGCGCTGGAAAATCAAAACCACAGGGAAAGCCTGTCACAGTTCTCAGCCTAAGGATGGGATCAATGCCATCTACCGAATGGCTGATGTTTTGCAAGCACTACAGGAACATGCCGAAGAATTATTGCAAAGAGAAGCCCACCCTTTATGCGGTCCGCCGACATTGAGTGTCGGCGTGATTGAAGGCGGGGAGAGTGTCAACATTGTGCCTGACAGTTGCACGATAGAAATTGATCGCCGTGTGATTCCGGGTGAAGATGGTATTGATGTAATGAATCAGGTAGAAACATTTCTCAAACAGAAACTGCCGTTCGAATTTGAAATGCAGCCTCCCTGGATTACCGGTGTTTCTCTTTCTGATCATAATAATGGCGAATGGAGCAACCAGTTACTCTCTGTCATCGATTCGGTAGAATCTGGTCATAAGAAAGTAGGCGTTCCCTATGGCACACATGCCGCGCGCGTCAATCAGGGAGGGGTACCCGCGATGGTGTTCGGCCCCGGTTCCATTGCGCAGGCACACACAGTTGATGAGTGGGTTGAAATCGACCAGCTATTGAAGGCCGAAGAAGTTTATTTTCAATTCTGTGCGAACGCAGGCCGTATTGAATAATAAGATGAGCAAGTCGAGGCAGTCTTTTCTGCATATCAAGCCCGTGTAGGGTGCGAGCCCGCACCCTACTCTTCCCGCTTGTTGCGATTGGAACGAATTGCAGCAAGCTCACTCTTTTTTGTAATCTCAAAAAAATTATCTTGACAGTCAATACCTAGAGCGGCTATATATTAGATGTGTAGTTGTCCTATGTATTGGAGTAAATACGATGAATCCTCAATTATTTGCAGGCACCTTGGAGATGCTCATTCTGGAATTGGTTTCCGAAGGGCCCACGTATGGTTATGAAATTACGCAGCAGGTAACCAATCGATCGTCGAATGAATTTGAGTTGAAAGAGGGGAGTCTTTATCCCGCATTGCATAAAATGCAACGTAAAAAGCTCCTGAAATCCTTTTGGAAAGAGGTCGATGGTCGACGGCGTAAATATTATGAGTTGACCGTACAAGGGCAAAAAGTCCTTAATGAGAAACGCCAGGAATGGAAGCAGTTTTCTTCCGCCGTTGATCGAATTTTAGGAGCACAAAGTGGTTTGGCCTGAAGTCAGTATCGAAGATTTTCCTCCTAGACGCGACGATGAACCCGCGTCATTAAGGCAGGATATACTTGATGAGCTGACCGATCACTTTGTTTGTGCTTTCAATCGCGAGTTATTAAAGAATTCGGACGAGCGTTTAGCTCAAAAACGTGTAATCAAAAAGTTTGGTGACCCTGTTAAAATCGCTCGCCAACTCTGGTTTGATGCAATGAAGGAGAGAATTATGTCTCAACGAATTATGACCGGAATTTCAGCTGTAATGGCCGTTTGCAGTATCGCTGTGGTTGGTATTGCCTGGATATTAATGCGAGA
This window encodes:
- a CDS encoding M20 family metallopeptidase — translated: MDAVRLLKQLISIPSVNPMGRAVKGDIYFEGKLTQFLCDYFAELGVEYESIEVVPGRNNVIARTSLKPGRPTILMDVHQDTVPAEAMIVPAFEGTEKEGRIYGRGACDVKGGMAAMLMAFTRLVKENPPDAANVILTCTCDEEATVQGINHLVKLWEKPSGLSQILTEPPDLGLVAEPTMLDIVVAHRGATRWKIKTTGKACHSSQPKDGINAIYRMADVLQALQEHAEELLQREAHPLCGPPTLSVGVIEGGESVNIVPDSCTIEIDRRVIPGEDGIDVMNQVETFLKQKLPFEFEMQPPWITGVSLSDHNNGEWSNQLLSVIDSVESGHKKVGVPYGTHAARVNQGGVPAMVFGPGSIAQAHTVDEWVEIDQLLKAEEVYFQFCANAGRIE
- a CDS encoding SMP-30/gluconolactonase/LRE family protein → MRNLFNWTIVSVTLLLMSIHALAEQDSKIPGIGPVGKPVKLFTDFKFTEGPAFDLKGNLYFTDIPDNKIYKVNSKGKLSVFLEPSNHCNGLMLDGANNLLACEMDGRLVSINLKNKKVTPLATEYQGNRFNAPNDLVVDRTGGIYFTDPHYRAPEPLPQGKTAVYYRAADGKVTRLVDNLKAPNGVILSPDEKTLYVIPSMQKEMWAYPVTAPGKIGKGRVFCTLQQQEGYKEPGRGGDGLTIDTKGNLYITSGLGLQVFSPEGKLLGIIEVPEKPANVTFGGKDNSSLFITARTSLYRIDTKAKGHRFPGKSS
- the lpdA gene encoding dihydrolipoyl dehydrogenase codes for the protein MNHDLVVIGTGPGGYIAAIRAAQLGLNVACIEKESMLGGTCLRVGCIPSKALLESSELYKEAEHSFKDRGINVGSLELDLAKMLGQKDRIVKTMAGGIGSLFKKNKITRYTGHATLIAPGKVKVDDGKTVNELDSKYILIATGSQPSTLPGITLDGDRVGTSTEALKYEQVPKHLVVIGGGVIGLELGAVWSRLGSKVTILEYLDRILPTTDSEIANEAQKIFEKQGLEFQLGCRVTGVKTNRKTCDVEIADSKPVRCDRVLVAVGRRPNTDQLGLENVGVEVDKRGFIPVYEHYETSVKGIFAIGDVIGGAMLAHKAEDEGVAFAEHLVTGFGHVNYNTIPSVAYTNPEIAAVGKTEDQLKEEGVEYRKGSFPFIANGRARAMGQTEGRVKMLADKQTDRVLGVHIIGPRAGDLIAECAVAMEFGASSEDIARCCHAHPTLAEAVKEAALAVDGRTLNF
- the odhB gene encoding 2-oxoglutarate dehydrogenase complex dihydrolipoyllysine-residue succinyltransferase, yielding MSIEIKVPSVGESITEVQIGAWHAEEGKWVAQDSEIVELETDKATFDVPAPLDGNIVEILKKPGETASVGEVIGYLEEAERPAGVDEPEPAKTPAKSESVSAPSTSNEATTSSEERVMPAAARVMAEKGLKPSDLTGTGPGGRILKEDALNFQGSSASENGTFREEEFVPMSPIRKKIAERLVEAQSNAALLTTFNEVDMSAVMELRSQYKEMFLKKYDVKLGFMSFFVKAVVDALNLFPQVNAEIRGTDLVFRNYYDIGIAVGGGKGLVVPILRNAERLSFAEIELKISDFGQRARNNKISLDELQGGTFTITNGGVYGSLLSTPIVNPPQSGVLGMHGIQERPVAIDGQVVIRPMMYIALTYDHRVVDGREAVVFLKRIKEALEEPTRMLMEV
- a CDS encoding PadR family transcriptional regulator encodes the protein MNPQLFAGTLEMLILELVSEGPTYGYEITQQVTNRSSNEFELKEGSLYPALHKMQRKKLLKSFWKEVDGRRRKYYELTVQGQKVLNEKRQEWKQFSSAVDRILGAQSGLA